The genome window GGGCCGGAGGCCACGCAGAGGGTGAGGAAGGTGGTGACGAGACGCATCGAGGAGGGTTTCGGGAGGGTCACGAAACTGGCTTCTAGGTAACGTCCGTGGCTGTTTCGGGTCCCTTGTGTGACATCGGTGTCACGAACGTCAGTGGGCGGGGTCGACGATGCGGTAGCCCACCCCGCGCACCGTCTCCAGCAGGGTGCGCGCCGGGCCCAGCTTGTCGCGCAGGCGCATGACGTGGGTGTCGATGGTGCGCGTCTCCAGCGACGAGGACAGGCCCCACACCTCCTCCAGGAGCTGCTCGCGCGTCTGGACCCGGCCCGTGCGCGTCATCAGGTGGCCGAGCAGCCGGAACTCCAGCGCGGTGAGGGGCACCTCCTTGTCCTCCACGTAGAAGCGGTGGGCGGACAGGTCCAGCTTGAGCGCGCCCAGGGCCAGGGGCGCTGACTCCGCCGTGGTCTGCGGCGTGCCGCCCCGGCGCAGGATGGCCTTGAGGCGCAGGACCAGCTCCCGGACGCTGAAAGGCTTGACGACGTAGTCGTCCGCCCCGACCTCGAAGCCGCGGATGCGGTCCGCCTCCTCCCCCTTGGCGGTGAGCATGACGATGAGGACTTCGCGCGACGGGGACTGGGCGCGCAGCTGCCGGCAGACATCGATGCCGGACATGTCGGGGAGCATCAGGTCCAGCAGCACGAGCTCGGGAGGTTTCTCCCGGGCCGCGACGAGGGCGGCCTCGCCCGTGCCTGCCAGCTGGGTGGAGAAGCCGGAGTCGCGCAGGTTGAAGTCGATGAGGTGGGCGAGATCGGGTTCGTCGTCGACGATGAGGACGTGGGCCATGGCGCCCGGAGTCTGCGTGGGCCGATTTCCATGCACGTGACGCGTTTGCAACGATTGTGTGATGCGGGCGGACTCCAGGGCGGGCGAGCCGCCAGGAATGCGGGCGGAGGCGTTCTGACGAGAATGTGACAATGGCCTTGGACCGAAGGCTCCTTCGTCCGCCGGCCCGACCCCATTACTCAAGACAGGTCCGGTGGGTCCGGAAGTCTTTCCTGGAGGCGTTGCCCGCACGAGGTGGACAGCCCGCACGTGTTTCACGGTGCGAACGAGGCGCGGGTTGCAAGGCTTTGGAAAAGACAGACGGATGGAGTGCGGGCCGGAGTGCGGGCCGGGGGGATGGGCGCCCGGGATTTGTGTGGGGCGGTTGCAAGCCCTGGATGCAAGGACTCGCCCATGGAACCCGGGGAGTCCCTTTGTGTCGGGGTTCATTGTGCCTGGGTTCAATGTCTCTGTGGGCTGACGAACCGCCTCGGGTAGGGGGTGTCCACGGTGCGACAATGGCTCCCGGGGGGTGATGATGTGTCATATTGCTCGTGGGTTGCATGTGACTCATTTGAGAGGGATTGTCATGGTGTGAGGTGATTGATGACGGATGAGTTTCTGGATACGCAGGGCGTTCGTGGTGACAGGTCCACCCAGTCCGTGTTCGCGGGCTTCCAGCGGCTGTCGCTGGAGGAGCGGCGCGAGCGGGTGGGGGTGGAGCTGGGGTTGGACGCGGAGGCGTTGAGCGGGCTCACCGGGGAGCAGGGGCCCCGGATGCAGACGACCCTGTCCGCGGTGGAGAGCGCGGTGGGGCTCTTCAGCCTGCCCCTGGGCCTGGGGCTCAACCTGAAGGTCAACGGGCGCGCCTACGCGGTGCCCATGGTGGTGGAGGACCCGGCGGTCATCACGGCCGCCTCCTTCGCGGCGAAGCTGGTGGGAGAGGCGGGTGGGTTCCTCGCGGAGGCGGACCCGTCGCTGATGCTCGGGCAGATCCAGGTCACCCGCTTCGGGCCGCCCAGCTTCGCCATGGCGCGCGTGCTGGAGGCGCGCACGGAGCTGCTCGCGCTGGCCAACAGCCTGCATCCCCAATTGGCGGAGGAAGGCGGCGGGGCGCGGGAGGTGGAGGTCCGGCTGTTGCCCTCGCCGGAGCCGGGGATGGATCCGCTGCTCGTGGTGCACGTGCACGTCGACACGCGGGAGGCGCAGGGCTCGGTCGTGGTGGACTCGATGATGGAGACGCTCGCGCCGCGCATCGAGCAGCTCACCGGGGGCAAGGTCTACGTGCGCGCCCTGACGCACCTGTCGGCCCAGTGCCTGGCGCGCGCGCGCTGTTCCATCCCCGAGCGGACGCTGGGGGACTTCGGGTTGTCCGGCACCGAGGTGGCGGAGGGCGTGGTCCAGGCCAGCCGCTTCGCCCAGGCGGACCCGTACCGCGCGGCCGCGCACAACAAGGGCATCATGAACGGCATCGACGCGCTCGCGCTCGCCACGGGGCAGGACTGGCGCGCCATCGAGGCGGGCGCGCACGCGTTCGCGGCCTTGAGGGGGCGCTACGGTCCGCTGTCGGTGTGGCGCAGGGAGGCCGGCAACCTGGTGGGCGAAATCCAGCTGCCGCTGGCGCTGGGCACCGTGGGCGGCACCCTCCAGGCGCACCCGGGCGTCCAGTCGGCGCTCACCCTGCTGGGCAGGCCTGGCGCGCGGGAGCTGGCGTGCATCTTCGTCTCGGTGGGGCTGGCTCAGAACCTGGCGGCGCTGCGCGAGCTGGGCGCGGCGGGCGTGCAGCGGGGCCACATGACGGTGCATGCGCGCACCGTGGCCTCGAGCGTGGGCGCGCCGCCCGAGTGGGTGGAGGCCATCGCCGCGCTGCTCGTGCAGGAGGGCGAGGTGAAGCCGGACCGGGCGCGTCAGGTGTTGGACAGGATGCGCGGCGGAGGGGAGGCGGCCAGCCTGGCGCCGCCGCCCCACGGGGACCTGCGGCGTCGCGAGGACCTGGAGTGAGCGCGGGCTGACGCCAGCGCGTTGTCGGTTCCCCAGGCGCGGGGGCTGTGCCACAACGGCGGGGCGAGCACGCCATGACCCCGCCCGAACCGCCTCCCGCGCCACCCTCCACCGCGCCCCTGCGTCACCTGCCGGTGCCCACGCTGACGCCCACGCCGGGGCAACTGGCGCAGGAGCAGCGGCGGGGGGGCCGCTCGGCGCTCCTGGGCCTGGGCCTGGTGGGCATGGTGGCGCTGACGAGCCCCGTCCTCGGCTACCTGGAGGACGTGGACAACGCGCGTGAGGAGCTGCTCGGCCACCTGTCCAACCAGGCCCGGGTGCAGGCGGACGCGCTGGGCGTCCACCTGCTGCTCCTGGAGGCGGAGCTGGCGCGCGTCGCGGGCCACCCCATGCTGCTGCCCGAGGACGGCGCGTCCCCCGCGGAGCAGGCGCTGCTCGACAGCGCCTTCTACCACTCGTCGCTCTTCTCGGAGGGCGTGGCGCTCCTGGGCCCCAAGGGGGAGCGCGTGTGGAGCGACCCGCCCGGCATGTCCCTGGGCGCGACGCCAATCACCCGCAGGCCCTGGTTCCAGCGCATGGTGGAGAGGAAGGCGCCCACCATCGACCTGCTGGAGGGCGAGGGCGGTCCGCTGGTGGTGGCGGTGCCCATGATGAGCGACGGCCAGCTCAAGGGCGTGCTGCTCGGCGAGGTGCGCACGGAGGCCCTGCCCACGCGCGCCACGGAGGAGACGGCGCTGTTCCTGATGGACGCGCGCGGGCGGCTGCTGCTGCCGTCGGCGACCTTCACCCACGCGGAGGACTTCTCGCAGTCGCTGCGCGCCCTGGCGAAGGCGCCCGGGCCGCTGATGCTGGAGGGCACCCGGCTGATGGGGGCCGCGGCGTGGGTGGGACGCAGCGAGCTGCTGCTGGTGGTGCTGGAGGAGGAGGAGTCCGCCACCGCGGGCCTGCGCTCGCGCTTCCTGCGCCAGCTCGCCTTCCACATCGCGCTGCTCACCTGCACGCTGGGCCTGTTCCTCGTCCTCTTGCGTCACTCCTACCGCTCGCTGCTCGCGGCGGAGGAGCGGCTGCGCCGTCAGGAGACCATGGCGGCGCTGGGCACGGCCGCCGCGCTCATCGCCCACGAGGTGAAGAACGCGCTCAACGGCATCCAGGCGGCGCTGTCGGTGCTGAGGACCACGCCCGCGGGCAGCGAGCTGCCCGTCATCGGCCTGCGCTCACAGGTGGAGCGGCTGGGGCACCTGGCGCGCTCGCTGCTGTCGTTCGGCGCGCCGCGTGCCGCGCTGCGCCGCAGCTGCGAGCTGCACCTGCTGGTGGGCGAGGCGCTGCAGTCGGTGCGCATGCTGCCGGAGTCGGAGACGGTGGAGCTGCGCACGTCGCTGGAGGAGCATCTCACCGTGCAGGGGGACGCGGCGCTGCTGGTGTCCGCCGTGGACAACCTGGTGCGCAACGCGGTGGAGGCGGGCGCGGTGGCGAAGGACACGGGCCTGCGTCCCTCGCCGTGGGTGTCGGTGAGCCTGTCGCGCGAGGGCCCGGAGGCGGTGCTGGTGGTGGAGGACAACGCGGGCGGGGTGGACCCCCGGCTGGAGCCCCGGCTGTGGGAGCCCTTCGCCACCGGACGGGCCAAGGGCGTGGGCCTGGGATTGCCCATGGCGCGCACGTCCGTGGAGGCACATGGTGGAAGCCTGACCTATACCCGCCGTCCACAGGGCAGCCTCTTCACGCTGCGGTTGCCCCTGGAGCGCACCTCATGAGCACCCATCTGCTGTTGGTGGATGACGACCGGACCTTCGCCTCGCTGGCGGCCACCGTGCTGCGTCACGAGGGCTTCCGCGTGACGCTGGCGCACTCGCTCCATGACGCGCGCGCGGCGCTCGCCCGGCAGGCCCCCGAGGTGGTGGTGCTGGACAGGCGCCTGCCAGATGGGGACGGCATCGACTTCCTGCCGGAGCTGCGCGCGCAGTTCCCGGACACGGCGGTGATGATGGTGACGGCGCACGGCGACATCGCCAGCGCCGTGGACGCCATCAAGCAGGGCGCGCGCGACTACCTGTCCAAGCCCGTGGAGCTGGACGACCTGGTGCTGCGCGCGCGCAGGGCCGCGCAGGACCTGCAGCTGCACGAGCGGCTGCGTCAGGCGGAGAGCGAGCTGGGCGGGCGTCGTCGGCTGTTGCGTCCGCGCGCGCCGGCGATGGTGGCCGCGCTGCAGATGATCGAGCGCATCGCCACCGCGCCGCGCAGCCCGGTGCTCATCACCGGCGAGACGGGCGCGGGCAAGGAGGTGCTCGCGCGGCACCTGCACAACGTGCAGGGCGGGCAGGGGCCCTTCGTGCACGTCAACTGCGCGGCGCTGCCGTCCGCGCTGGTGGAGAGCGAGCTGTTCGGCCACGAGCGGGGCGCCTTCACCGACGCGAGAGCGGCCCGGCGCGGGCTGGTGGAGGTGGCCGACGGCGGCATCCTCTTCCTGGACGAGATTGGCGAACTGCCGCTGAGCCTGCAGGCCAAGCTGCTCACCTTCCTGGACCAGGGCGCCTTCCGGCGGCTGGGCGGGACGACGGAGCTGACGAGCAACGCCCGCGTGGTGACGGCCACCAACCGCGACCTCACGCGCGAGGTGGCCGAGAACCGCTTCCGCGAGGACCTCTACTTCCGGCTCAGCGTCTTCCGCGTGGAGATTCCGCCCCTGCGCGAGCGGCGTGAGGACGTGCTGCCGCTGGCGGAGTCGCTGCTGGTGGAGCTGTGCGCGGAGCTGGGGCGCAGGCCGGTGGACTTCTCCAGCGCGGCGAAGGCCCGCCTGGAGCGCTACCGCTTCCCGGGCAACGTGCGCGAATTGCGCAACGTGCTCGAACGCGCGCTGGTGCTCGAGCCCGGCCCCGCGCTGGAGCTCCAGGCGCTGGAGCCCCGCGGCAACCTGGGCCCCGCCGCGGTGGACCCGGACGCCTTCGTCGTCTCCGGCGGCCCCCGCACGCTCGACGAGGTGGAGCGGCTCTACGTGAAGCACGTGCTGGGCAGGCTGGAGGGCCGCCGCATGGAGGCCGCCAAGGCCCTGGGCCTGTCGTATCCCACCTTCCTGCGCAAGCTCGAGGAGTCCTGAGCCGACGTCCCACGCAGGCCCGGCGACGGCCGCCCGGGGCAGGGGACTTCAAGTTCCTTGCTCAAGTTTCTTGAAGTCGGCCCCCCGTCACTGAAGTTTCCTTTCATCGCCCGCCCACCCCTGACGGGGGGATTCGCATGTGAATCCAGGGGTTTGAGGCGTGGCACATTCATTGCCATGACGCGCCGCGAGACTCAGCGTGCGCCACCCCCGGTGGCGTCTTCTCGTGGAGGTGTATGGCGATGTCGACGAGTCATGGGAACGCTGGCTCGGCCTGGAAGAACCTGGCCGCTGACCTGCCCGCTTCCTTGGTGGTGTTCCTGGTGGCGTTGCCGTTGTGCATGGGCATCGCCCTGGCCTCTGGTGCGCCCATCGTTTCGGGCATCATCGCCGGCGTGGTGGGCGGCGTGGTGGTGGGCCTGTTGGGCGGCGCGCCGATGCAGGTGAGCGGCCCCGCCGCCGGCCTGGCGGTGATGGTGTTCGGCTTCATCCAGACCATGGGCCTGGCGATGACGTGCGCCGCGGTGGCCGCCGCGGGCGTGCTGCAGATGGTCTTCGGTGGGCTGAAGGTGGCGCGCGCGGCGCTGGCCATCTCCCCCGCGGTGATTCACGGGATGCTGGCGGGTATCGGCATCCTCATCGTGCTGGGGCAGATCCACATCGTGCTGGGTGGCAGCCCCCAGTCGAGCGCCTGGCAGAACATCAAGGAGCTGCCCGAGCAGCTCATCGGCCTGCACGGTCCCGCCGCGGTGCTGGGCCTGGTCACCATCGGGTTGATGATGGTGTGGCCGCTCATCGGCAAGGGCAAGCTGAAGCTGGTGCCCGCGCCGCTGGTGGCGGTGGTGGGTGCGACGGCGGTCTCGGTGTTCTGGGGCGCGGACGTGGCGCGCGTGCAGCTGCCGGAGAACGTGTTCAGCAGCATCCAGCTGCCGACGCTGCCCACTGGCAACTGGGGCGCGTTCATCGCGGCGGTGCTGTCGCTGGCGCTGGTGGCGAGCGCGGAGTCGCTCCTGTGCGCGGTGGCCACGGACAAGATGCACACCGGCCCCCGGGCCAACCTGGACAAGGAGCTGTTCGCGCAGGGCGCGGCGAACACGGTGTCCGGTCTCATCGGCGGCCTGCCGATCACGGGCGTCATCGTGCGCAGCGCGGCCAACCTCTCCGCGGGCGCCAAGTCGCGCTGGTCGGCCGTCATGCACGGCCTGTGGCTCTTGCTCTTCGTCACCACGCTCGGCTCGGTGGCGGGCCTGGTGCCGCTGACGGTGCTGGCCGGTCTGCTCGTCGTCGTCGGCACCAAGCTGGTGAACCTGCACCACATCCGCGAGCTGCAGAAGCGCGGCGAGGTCATCGTGTACGCGGTGACGGTGGCGGGCGTCGTCGGCATCAACCTGCTGGCGGGCATCGGCCTGGGATTGCTGGTGGCCATCCTGCGGTTGTTGTGGCGGCTGGGCAGCGTGAAGGTGGACGTGAAGCAGGCCCACGACGAGTACCTCGTGGTGGTGAGCGGCTCGCTCACCTTCGTCGGTGTCCCCCGTCTGTCGACGGCGCTGGCGCAGGTCCCCGCGGGCTCCAAGGTCCGCGTGGACCTGGCCGTGGATACGCTGGACCACTCGGGTTTCGAGGCCATCGAAAGCTGGAGTGACACGCATCGCAAGACGGGCGGCTCGGTCGTCATGGAGTCGCTCGAGGAGGTCTGGGTCCGCAGTGGGACGTCCAAGACCTCGAGTCCTGTCCTGGGTCACCAGGTTTCCAACAACACTCTCGCCTCTGAAGGTGCCCGATGAAGAAGCTCATTCGTGGTCTCTTGGACTTCCAGCTCAAGAGCCGGCCCGCTTACCGAGACGTGTTCGCGCGGCTGGCCAAGGGCCAGTCTCCGGATTGTCTCTTCATCTCCTGCTCGGACAGCCGGCTGGTGCCGAACCTGATGGTGTCCACGGACCCCGGTGATTTGTTCGTCGTGCGCAACGTGGGCAACATGGTGCCCGCGTCGGACGCGCACGGCGTCTCCACGGGAGACCAGTCCGAGGCCGCCGCGCTGGAGTTCTCCATCGCCAACCTGGAGGTCCAGGACGTGGTCATCTGCGGCCATTCGAGCTGCGGCGCCATGAAGGCGCTGCTCGGCGGCGGTCAGGTGCCCGGCGCGCCGAACCTGTCGGCGTGGCTGTCGCACGGCAACGAGTCGCTCAAGACGTTCAAGGCCGGCAGCAAGCTGGGTGAGGAGCTGCCGGACTACGACCGTCTCTCGCAGCTCAACGTGCTCCAGCAGCTCGAGCACGTGGCCTCGTACCCGCTCGTGAAGGAGCGCGTGGCGTCGGGCAAGCTGCGGCTGCACGGGTGGTGGTTCGACATCGCCAACGCGCAGGTGCACGTGTGGCGCCCGGCGCACGGCCGCTTCATCCCGATGACGGAGCTGGTGGGGGAGGCGCTGCTGCGCGAGCTGGGCGGCGACTCGCTGAACCCCGGTGAGGGCGCGGCGGCGAACCAGTCCAACGGCGCGGGCGCGGTGCACCTGTCGGCCGTGGCCAGCGGCCACTAGTCGTCTCGTAGCAAGCAGGCGAGGGGCACGGCCCGTCATGGGCCGTGACTCCTGATTGGAAATCGGACGGGGGAGAGGAAGGATGCGGCCCGGCGCCGCATGACACCCTTCCTCTTCACGTTCGTCGTCCTGGCCTTCTCCGTGGGCGCGGGCCTGTTGGGCTCGCTCCTGGGGATTGGCGGCGGCCT of Myxococcus fulvus contains these proteins:
- a CDS encoding sensor histidine kinase, whose amino-acid sequence is MTPPEPPPAPPSTAPLRHLPVPTLTPTPGQLAQEQRRGGRSALLGLGLVGMVALTSPVLGYLEDVDNAREELLGHLSNQARVQADALGVHLLLLEAELARVAGHPMLLPEDGASPAEQALLDSAFYHSSLFSEGVALLGPKGERVWSDPPGMSLGATPITRRPWFQRMVERKAPTIDLLEGEGGPLVVAVPMMSDGQLKGVLLGEVRTEALPTRATEETALFLMDARGRLLLPSATFTHAEDFSQSLRALAKAPGPLMLEGTRLMGAAAWVGRSELLLVVLEEEESATAGLRSRFLRQLAFHIALLTCTLGLFLVLLRHSYRSLLAAEERLRRQETMAALGTAAALIAHEVKNALNGIQAALSVLRTTPAGSELPVIGLRSQVERLGHLARSLLSFGAPRAALRRSCELHLLVGEALQSVRMLPESETVELRTSLEEHLTVQGDAALLVSAVDNLVRNAVEAGAVAKDTGLRPSPWVSVSLSREGPEAVLVVEDNAGGVDPRLEPRLWEPFATGRAKGVGLGLPMARTSVEAHGGSLTYTRRPQGSLFTLRLPLERTS
- a CDS encoding sigma-54-dependent transcriptional regulator codes for the protein MSTHLLLVDDDRTFASLAATVLRHEGFRVTLAHSLHDARAALARQAPEVVVLDRRLPDGDGIDFLPELRAQFPDTAVMMVTAHGDIASAVDAIKQGARDYLSKPVELDDLVLRARRAAQDLQLHERLRQAESELGGRRRLLRPRAPAMVAALQMIERIATAPRSPVLITGETGAGKEVLARHLHNVQGGQGPFVHVNCAALPSALVESELFGHERGAFTDARAARRGLVEVADGGILFLDEIGELPLSLQAKLLTFLDQGAFRRLGGTTELTSNARVVTATNRDLTREVAENRFREDLYFRLSVFRVEIPPLRERREDVLPLAESLLVELCAELGRRPVDFSSAAKARLERYRFPGNVRELRNVLERALVLEPGPALELQALEPRGNLGPAAVDPDAFVVSGGPRTLDEVERLYVKHVLGRLEGRRMEAAKALGLSYPTFLRKLEES
- a CDS encoding response regulator — protein: MAHVLIVDDEPDLAHLIDFNLRDSGFSTQLAGTGEAALVAAREKPPELVLLDLMLPDMSGIDVCRQLRAQSPSREVLIVMLTAKGEEADRIRGFEVGADDYVVKPFSVRELVLRLKAILRRGGTPQTTAESAPLALGALKLDLSAHRFYVEDKEVPLTALEFRLLGHLMTRTGRVQTREQLLEEVWGLSSSLETRTIDTHVMRLRDKLGPARTLLETVRGVGYRIVDPAH
- a CDS encoding SulP family inorganic anion transporter, with the protein product MSTSHGNAGSAWKNLAADLPASLVVFLVALPLCMGIALASGAPIVSGIIAGVVGGVVVGLLGGAPMQVSGPAAGLAVMVFGFIQTMGLAMTCAAVAAAGVLQMVFGGLKVARAALAISPAVIHGMLAGIGILIVLGQIHIVLGGSPQSSAWQNIKELPEQLIGLHGPAAVLGLVTIGLMMVWPLIGKGKLKLVPAPLVAVVGATAVSVFWGADVARVQLPENVFSSIQLPTLPTGNWGAFIAAVLSLALVASAESLLCAVATDKMHTGPRANLDKELFAQGAANTVSGLIGGLPITGVIVRSAANLSAGAKSRWSAVMHGLWLLLFVTTLGSVAGLVPLTVLAGLLVVVGTKLVNLHHIRELQKRGEVIVYAVTVAGVVGINLLAGIGLGLLVAILRLLWRLGSVKVDVKQAHDEYLVVVSGSLTFVGVPRLSTALAQVPAGSKVRVDLAVDTLDHSGFEAIESWSDTHRKTGGSVVMESLEEVWVRSGTSKTSSPVLGHQVSNNTLASEGAR
- a CDS encoding hydroxymethylglutaryl-CoA reductase, degradative, producing the protein MTDEFLDTQGVRGDRSTQSVFAGFQRLSLEERRERVGVELGLDAEALSGLTGEQGPRMQTTLSAVESAVGLFSLPLGLGLNLKVNGRAYAVPMVVEDPAVITAASFAAKLVGEAGGFLAEADPSLMLGQIQVTRFGPPSFAMARVLEARTELLALANSLHPQLAEEGGGAREVEVRLLPSPEPGMDPLLVVHVHVDTREAQGSVVVDSMMETLAPRIEQLTGGKVYVRALTHLSAQCLARARCSIPERTLGDFGLSGTEVAEGVVQASRFAQADPYRAAAHNKGIMNGIDALALATGQDWRAIEAGAHAFAALRGRYGPLSVWRREAGNLVGEIQLPLALGTVGGTLQAHPGVQSALTLLGRPGARELACIFVSVGLAQNLAALRELGAAGVQRGHMTVHARTVASSVGAPPEWVEAIAALLVQEGEVKPDRARQVLDRMRGGGEAASLAPPPHGDLRRREDLE
- a CDS encoding carbonic anhydrase, with amino-acid sequence MKKLIRGLLDFQLKSRPAYRDVFARLAKGQSPDCLFISCSDSRLVPNLMVSTDPGDLFVVRNVGNMVPASDAHGVSTGDQSEAAALEFSIANLEVQDVVICGHSSCGAMKALLGGGQVPGAPNLSAWLSHGNESLKTFKAGSKLGEELPDYDRLSQLNVLQQLEHVASYPLVKERVASGKLRLHGWWFDIANAQVHVWRPAHGRFIPMTELVGEALLRELGGDSLNPGEGAAANQSNGAGAVHLSAVASGH